The DNA segment GCGTTGATGGCGACGGTGGTTTGTTTGATACGCCGATGGGGCACGCGGTAGATGTAGGGCATGGGAAGGTCGGCCCCACCACCGCCGCCCTCGGTGGCCTGGCCGGCGCCGACTCCCGCCGTGCCGTAGTTTTCGTAATCGAATACGTGAAGGGTGCCGTCGGCCTTGGCCCCGAGTTTGATGCGTTGGAAGCTGGAGGGCCGATTCCCCACGGCCAGGGCTTCTTCGAACCGGGAGAGCATGAGGCGTACGGGTGCGCCGGCTTCCCTGGCCAGTCGCGCTGCCAGCACGCCCTCGACTCCGGGGCCGAACTTGGACCCGAACCCGCCTCCCATGTATTCGGTGATGGCGCGGACCTTGTTTTGGTCGAGGCGGAGGGCGCCGGCCAGACCGTCCCGGACGCTGAAGATCCCCTGGGTGGAAATCCAGGCGGTGACGCCCTCGTCATCCCATTTCACCGTGCCCCCGTGGGTTTCCATGGGATGGTGCAACTGGACCGAGGTGGTGTAGAAACCTTCGATGACGACGTCACATTCGGCCAGTGCAGCGTCGACATTGCCCTCCTCATGAACACGGGGCGGGGGCATGTTGGGCGCCTGCTCCCACACGCGCGGGGCGTCGGCCTTTTTGGCGTCCTCTTCACGGACGACGAACGGCAGCGGCTCGGCCTCGACCTCGATGGCGCGGAGCGCCTCCTCACAAGCTTCCCGGCTTACGCCGGCCACGGCGGCGAGTTCCTCGCCATAAAAACGCACGATGCGCGGCCCCTCCTGCACGGCCACGACGGCCTTGATGCCGGGCATCTTGCGGGCCTTGTCAAGGTTGATGCGCTGGATACGTGCGGCCGGCCAGGGCGACCGCAGGATCATGCCGATCAACAGGCCGGGCAACTGGATGTCGGACGAATAACGGGCCTGACCGGTGACCTTGGCCGGGCCGTCCACGCGGGGTACGCGTGTGCCGATGACCTTGGTTGGGGAGGGCCATTCAGACATGGTTGATCACCTCCGTGCGGGTGGTGGTAACGGGCGGCAGGCCTGCCGCGACCAGGGCAGCCTCCAGGATCCGCGGATGTGTACCGCACCGGCAGAGGTTGCCGGCGCAGAAATGACGCACGTCGTCCGCGGTGGGTCTCGGGTTTTTCCGCAACAAAGCCGACACGCTCATGACGAAGCCGGGGGTACAGTAGCCACATTGCAGGGCGTCACGTTCCACGAAGGCCCGTTGGACCGGGGTCAACCGTCCATCCGGGGTGAGGCCTTCCACGGTGGTGATTTCGTGGCCCTGGGCATCGATCGCCAGTTTCTGGCAGGCGTAAATCGTCATGCCGTCGAGCCAGACGGTGCAAGCGCCGCACGAGGCCCGGTCGCAGCCCTCCTTCGGGCCGGTCAGGCCGAGATGATTTCGCAGGGCGTCGAGCAACGTGACGCGGGGCTCGAGCTGCAGTTGATGGGTTTTGCCGTTGACCTTGAGCGTAATGGGAACCGGACCGGGTCCAAGGACCTTTTCCGCGTTGAGTTTTTGCAGTTCTTGGGCGACTGATTCGGCCTGGGTGGCGGCCGCTGCCAGGGCGGTCGTACCCAAACCTTTGAAAAAGTCACGGCGGGAAAGCCGGCTGCTGGCGGGTGTGTCGAATTCTTTCATGGTCGGAACGGTAGCCTTTTCTTCTGGGCCGTTGTTAGTTCGGCGTAAGGGGATTGTCAAGGAGACAAATTTCACGGGAACAGACGGCCTTTGGGGTGGGCGCAGTTGCGAGAGCCACGGCGGGCCGGCACCGGCAACGGCGGCTGCGGTCTTTTGGGTTGCGGGAAGGGTGCCCGTGGGTTTGCCGGGTTGTTTCCGCCCGGGTCAGGGTCACAGTTTGAGCAGTTCCTGACAGGCTTTTCTGAGGCGGGCCAGGTTGCGCTCGGAACGGGCTTCGATGTAGCACCGGACCATGGGTTCGGTGCCGCTGGCACGGAAAGCGACCCATTCCTGGTTGGGGAGGATGAACTTGTAGCCGTCGGTGGTGATGAATTGCTGGACCTTGAAGGGCCCGATCCGGTCGAGTCCGGCTGCGAGCCGTTGCAGAATGGCCTCTTTTTGCTCCGGAACGATGCGGATGTTGAGGCGCTCGGTATGGAAGGGGCCGGTTTGTTTCTCGAGGTCGGCCAGGATCCGGCCCAGAGGCCGGTTTTCCGTGGCGACCAACTCGGCCATGAGCAGGCAGGCCAGGATTCCGTCCTTTTCGGGCACGTGCCCGCGGATGCTGAGGCCGCCCGATTCCTCGCCGCCGACGATGACCGGCTCCTGTTCCATGAGGGCGCCGATGTATTTGAAGCCGACGGGTGTCTCGTGGACCCGGATGCCGTACAGGGCGGCGACGGCATCCACCTGGTGGCTGGTGGGGACGGTGCGGACGACGCTGCCTTTCCAGCCCCGGTGTTTGACGAGGTGGTAGAGGGTAAGGACGAGCACCTGATTGGGGGTGAGCCAGCGTCCATCGGCATCCACCACACCGAACCGGTCGGCGTCGCCGTCGGTGCCCAGGCCGAGCCGGGCCTTTCCGGCGCGCACGAGCCGGCTGACCTCGGCCATGCCCGTGGCGT comes from the Limisphaera ngatamarikiensis genome and includes:
- a CDS encoding (2Fe-2S)-binding protein; protein product: MKEFDTPASSRLSRRDFFKGLGTTALAAAATQAESVAQELQKLNAEKVLGPGPVPITLKVNGKTHQLQLEPRVTLLDALRNHLGLTGPKEGCDRASCGACTVWLDGMTIYACQKLAIDAQGHEITTVEGLTPDGRLTPVQRAFVERDALQCGYCTPGFVMSVSALLRKNPRPTADDVRHFCAGNLCRCGTHPRILEAALVAAGLPPVTTTRTEVINHV
- a CDS encoding phosphoglucomutase/phosphomannomutase family protein — protein: MATPIKFGTSGWRGIIAQDFTFDNVRLATRGIADYLLAERQRADSPLRERPPIVILAYDTRFLGREFALAAAEVLAHAGLKPLLCNRDTPTPVVAHAIRTRRALGGINFTASHNPAEYQGLKFSPCNGAPAPPEVTQQIEQAIARRQAEGWSFQGSVIGTYTCPTFDPQPAYFRQVRKLVNLEVIGRRRLKVAVNVCHGTGRGYLDTLLREAGARVLVLNEKPDPLFGGHHPEPDATGMAEVSRLVRAGKARLGLGTDGDADRFGVVDADGRWLTPNQVLVLTLYHLVKHRGWKGSVVRTVPTSHQVDAVAALYGIRVHETPVGFKYIGALMEQEPVIVGGEESGGLSIRGHVPEKDGILACLLMAELVATENRPLGRILADLEKQTGPFHTERLNIRIVPEQKEAILQRLAAGLDRIGPFKVQQFITTDGYKFILPNQEWVAFRASGTEPMVRCYIEARSERNLARLRKACQELLKL